Proteins encoded within one genomic window of Halorussus salilacus:
- a CDS encoding substrate-binding domain-containing protein, with protein MANRRRFLKSAAAAGAVGITGTAGCIGDITGGGSSGDEEVRMVLNPAEGSVDMQEQYQPLFDYLEEETDATIEATEADSYTATVEAIRNDQAELADISPSGVIAAPDQMDIVGIRVAYGAERYFSLITTTPDSGIEELSDIEDQVIGLSGRLSVSGSLFPLYMLSQAGLDTGSAPDGNPENFETEHSDHDTALNTMMERDDVHAAGTGAFVSAPYVPEDQFSDQFMEVSAEADGVGEEDDELVLLAESDPIPRAPIVSRSNWDSSLKEDIETALLEVEEDDIVDPDAEEPLWFTGLVEGSVDDYEPIENVMDELGLEFADIADA; from the coding sequence ATGGCAAATCGACGCAGATTCCTGAAGTCCGCGGCCGCCGCTGGAGCGGTCGGGATAACTGGCACGGCGGGTTGTATCGGCGACATCACCGGTGGCGGAAGTAGCGGTGACGAAGAGGTACGGATGGTCCTGAATCCGGCCGAGGGCTCGGTCGACATGCAGGAGCAGTACCAGCCGCTGTTCGATTACCTCGAAGAGGAGACCGACGCGACCATCGAGGCGACCGAGGCAGACAGCTATACCGCAACGGTCGAGGCGATCCGCAACGACCAAGCGGAACTGGCCGACATCTCGCCGAGCGGCGTCATCGCCGCACCCGATCAGATGGACATCGTCGGGATTCGCGTCGCCTACGGTGCCGAGCGATACTTCTCGCTCATCACGACGACGCCCGATAGCGGCATCGAGGAGCTCTCGGACATCGAGGACCAGGTCATCGGTCTCAGCGGCCGACTGTCGGTGAGCGGGAGCCTGTTCCCGCTGTACATGCTCAGTCAGGCGGGTCTGGACACCGGGAGCGCGCCCGACGGCAACCCCGAGAACTTCGAGACCGAGCACTCCGACCACGACACCGCGCTGAACACGATGATGGAGCGCGACGATGTCCACGCCGCCGGGACGGGCGCGTTCGTCTCCGCGCCGTACGTCCCGGAGGACCAGTTCTCCGACCAGTTCATGGAGGTCTCCGCGGAGGCTGACGGCGTCGGTGAGGAGGACGACGAGCTCGTCCTGCTCGCGGAGTCCGACCCGATTCCGCGCGCGCCCATCGTCTCCCGGAGCAACTGGGACAGTTCGCTCAAGGAGGACATCGAGACGGCACTGCTCGAAGTCGAGGAAGACGACATCGTCGACCCCGACGCCGAGGAACCGCTGTGGTTCACCGGCCTCGTCGAGGGGTCGGTCGACGACTACGAACCGATAGAGAACGTGATGGACGAACTCGGGCTCGAATTCGCCGACATCGCCGACGCCTGA